A genome region from Vicia villosa cultivar HV-30 ecotype Madison, WI unplaced genomic scaffold, Vvil1.0 ctg.000163F_1_1, whole genome shotgun sequence includes the following:
- the LOC131624818 gene encoding trihelix transcription factor PTL-like — translation MSSTDPYGFPEDLRRMISSRTTTTTTEPPPPPPYNLYASAFHPPNNYSYDPSSIIVGDVFYPRSAFPHHNHYDYSSSTLNIPSTSSTTIPPANPNSDHATASAAFFVGLETNSADNKEWLGNFDSCNNRWPRQETLSLLEIRSRLDSKFKENNQKAPLWNEISRIMAEEFGYQRSGKKCKEKFENLYKYYKKTKEGKASRQDGKHYRFFRQLEAICGESNTNTHASISDKTPHAAFVATTQTPSFTMNQENVNGVEDHSLINSLKYKSDSLMSFSNSSEFETSSSENNDEDLSAIAHSMRSSSKQKGIELEKGDRRVRKSWRGKVEEIVDSHMKKIIETQDAWMERMLSVVEQREQEMASKEEERKRKESMRFDQEIHKLWAKEKAWVEARDAALLEVVRKHIGSIEGTNNKNENGRNYEYPFESLENHRWTEMEISSLIQLRTSYEDQVREKGYLEDGAWDDIGEKMVYMGFNRNGAECKKIWDEISVSLRRTVDCGVKITRPWCLGLKVTDDDDI, via the exons ATGAGTAGCACTGACCCCTACGGTTTCCCGGAGGATCTCCGCCGTATGATATCATCAagaaccaccaccaccaccactgaACCACCACCTCCACCACCCTATAATCTCTATGCTTCTGCTTTTCATCCACCTAATAATTATTCCTACGACCCTTCCTCTATCATCGTTGGTGATGTTTTCTATCCTCGTAGTGCCTTCCCTCACCACAACCACTATGATTATTCCTCCTCCACTCTCAACATTCCTTCAACTAGCTCCACCACTATTCCTCCTGCAAATCCTAATTCAGATCATGCTACTGCTTCTGCTGCTTTCTTTGTTGGCTTAGAAACAAACTCTGCTGATAACAAAGAATGGCTTGGTAACTTTGATTCTTGTAACAATAGATGGCCTAGACAAGAAACACTCTCTCTTCTAGAAATCAGATCTCGTCTTGATTCTAAGTTCAAGGAGAATAATCAGAAAGCACCCTTGTGGAATGAAATTtctag GATAATGGCTGAGGAGTTTGGATACCAAAGAAGTGGAAAGAAATGCAAGGAGAAGTTTGAGAATTTGTACAAGTATTACAAGAAAACAAAGGAAGGTAAGGCTAGTAGACAAGATGGTAAACACTACAGATTCTTTAGGCAGCTTGAAGCAATATGTGGAGAATCAAATACAAACACTCATGCTTCAATTTCAGACAAAACACCTCATGCTGCTTTTGTTGCTACTACTCAAACTCCAAGCTTCACAATGAATCAAGAAAATGTTAATGGTGTTGAGGATCATAGTTTGATTAATAGCCTTAAGTATAAATCAGATAGCTTAATGAGTTTCTCGAATTCGTCTGAGTTTGAGACATCCTCGTCGGAAAACAACGACGAGGATCTCTCGGCTATTGCGCACTCGATGAGGTCGTCGTCGAAGCAGAAAGGGATAGAGTTAGAGAAAGGTGATAGGAGGGTGAGAAAAAGTTGGAGAGGTAAAGTGGAGGAGATTGTGGATTCTCACATGAAGAAGATTATAGAGACACAAGATGCATGGATGGAGAGAATGTTGAGTGTGGTTGAACAAAGAGAACAAGAGATGGCATCAAAGgaagaagaaaggaagagaaaagagTCAATGAGGTTTGATCAAGAGATACATAAACTTTGGGCTAAAGAAAAAGCTTGGGTTGAAGCAAGAGATGCTGCATTGTTAGAAGTTGTGAGAAAACATATTGGGTCGATAGAAGGAACAAATAACAAGAATGAAAATGGTAGAAACTATGAATACCCTTTTGAGAGTTTGGAGAATCATAGATGGACAGAAATGGAGATTTCAAGTTTGATACAACTAAGGACTAGTTATGAAGATCAAGTAAGAGAAAAAGGGTATTTGGAAGATGGTGCTTGGGATGACATAGGTGAGAAAATGGTGTATATGGGATTCAACAGAAATGGAGCAGAATGCAAGAAAATATGGGATGAGATTAGTGTGTCCCTTAGAAGGACAGTGGACTGTGGAGTCAAAATCACAAGACCTTGGTGTTTGGGACTTAAGGTGACAGATGATGACGACATTTGA